One segment of Aquimarina sp. BL5 DNA contains the following:
- the mgrA gene encoding L-glyceraldehyde 3-phosphate reductase → MNTNDKTGIKEYTACDGRYNTMKYRRSGKSGVLLSAISLGLWHNFGSVDSIHNAREILRCAFDLGITHFDLANNYGPSYGSAEENFGLLYKKDFLSYRDEFFIATKAGYDMWPGPYGNWGSRKYLIASLDQSLQRMGLDYVDVFYHHRPDPETPLEETMTALADIVRQGKALYVGVSNYQPEETAKAAKLLKEMNVPFILHQARYSIFDRWVEDGLLDTLEETGTGCIAFSPLAQGLLTDKYLKGIPTNSRVAKSFTYLDENKLKSKIEKIQGLTEIANQRGQKLSQMAIAWILRQSQVCSVLIGASSADQLKENVKSLEQLKFSEEELQLIDRFSQ, encoded by the coding sequence ATGAATACTAATGATAAAACTGGAATTAAAGAGTATACCGCTTGTGATGGACGTTACAATACTATGAAATACAGAAGATCTGGTAAAAGTGGAGTGCTTTTGTCTGCAATATCTTTGGGTTTATGGCATAACTTTGGGTCTGTAGATAGTATACATAATGCTAGGGAAATTCTTAGATGTGCTTTTGATCTGGGAATTACTCATTTTGATCTTGCTAATAATTATGGACCTTCTTATGGATCTGCAGAAGAAAATTTTGGTTTACTGTATAAGAAAGATTTTCTGTCGTACAGGGATGAATTTTTTATTGCTACAAAAGCTGGATACGATATGTGGCCCGGTCCTTATGGAAATTGGGGATCTCGAAAATATTTAATAGCAAGTTTAGATCAAAGTCTTCAGCGTATGGGATTGGATTATGTTGATGTTTTTTATCACCATAGACCTGATCCTGAAACACCATTAGAAGAAACAATGACGGCATTGGCTGATATTGTAAGACAAGGAAAAGCTTTGTATGTAGGCGTTTCCAATTATCAACCAGAAGAAACTGCCAAAGCTGCTAAATTATTAAAGGAAATGAATGTTCCGTTTATATTACATCAAGCTAGATATTCGATTTTTGATAGATGGGTAGAAGATGGTTTATTAGATACTTTAGAAGAAACAGGAACGGGATGTATTGCATTTTCTCCACTTGCCCAAGGATTACTTACAGATAAATATCTTAAAGGAATACCAACAAATTCTAGAGTAGCTAAGAGTTTTACCTATTTAGATGAAAATAAGTTAAAGAGTAAGATAGAAAAAATCCAAGGGCTTACAGAAATAGCAAATCAACGAGGGCAAAAACTATCGCAAATGGCAATCGCGTGGATTCTGAGACAATCGCAGGTTTGCTCTGTACTTATTGGAGCAAGTTCTGCAGATCAACTAAAAGAAAATGTTAAGTCTCTGGAACAACTTAAGTTTTCCGAAGAGGAATTACAATTGATAGATAGATTCTCTCAATGA
- a CDS encoding carboxymuconolactone decarboxylase family protein, which yields MSWIKEISFQNATGQLKRIYDRVKGPNNNIDNVLSIHSLRPHTLVGHMGLYKNVLHNVNNTLPKWYLETLGVYVSHLNQCSYCVDHHSAGLQRLLADTDKFEQIIACIQNDQTESFFSDQYLEGLRYAKKLTLSHHTITQSDIENLRAHKLTDGEILEINQVVSYFNYVNRTVVGLGVNTDGDIIGLSPNDSSDPDNWGHS from the coding sequence ATGAGTTGGATCAAAGAAATTTCATTTCAGAATGCTACGGGTCAACTGAAACGAATATATGATCGTGTAAAAGGTCCCAATAATAATATAGATAACGTTCTATCCATTCATAGTCTTCGACCTCATACCTTGGTAGGTCATATGGGATTGTATAAAAACGTACTACATAATGTTAATAATACTTTACCAAAATGGTATCTGGAAACACTTGGTGTTTATGTAAGTCATCTAAATCAATGTAGTTATTGCGTAGATCATCATTCGGCCGGATTGCAACGTTTGCTAGCCGATACTGATAAATTCGAGCAAATTATAGCGTGTATACAAAATGATCAAACAGAGTCTTTTTTTAGTGATCAATATCTGGAAGGATTACGATATGCTAAAAAACTAACATTATCACATCATACAATTACCCAATCCGATATCGAGAACCTTCGGGCACACAAACTAACCGATGGAGAAATACTGGAAATCAATCAAGTAGTGAGTTATTTTAACTATGTAAACAGAACAGTCGTTGGTCTCGGTGTGAATACCGATGGTGATATCATTGGCTTATCTCCTAATGACAGTAGTGATCCTGATAACTGGGGACATTCTTAA
- a CDS encoding GNAT family N-acetyltransferase has product MNPYLFQSERLGFRNWTLDDLDPLAAMNNDDDVMEFFPFKPSRKNTEEFILRMQKQFTKNDFCYFAVDILDSKDFIGFIGLCEQSYLEHQDTFVDIGWRLKKSVWNQGYATEGAKACLDFGFNTIGLNEIYSVASEINLKSELIMKKIGMTKSKIFDHPKLTDYSDLVSCVLYNKIR; this is encoded by the coding sequence ATGAACCCATACCTTTTTCAATCCGAGAGACTCGGTTTCCGTAACTGGACACTTGACGATTTAGATCCATTAGCGGCTATGAATAATGATGATGATGTGATGGAATTTTTTCCTTTTAAACCATCTAGAAAAAACACAGAAGAATTCATACTAAGAATGCAAAAACAGTTTACTAAAAATGATTTCTGTTATTTTGCTGTAGACATTCTTGATTCTAAAGATTTTATAGGATTTATCGGACTCTGTGAACAAAGTTATTTAGAGCATCAAGACACATTTGTAGATATCGGTTGGAGGTTAAAAAAAAGTGTATGGAATCAAGGATATGCTACAGAAGGTGCTAAGGCTTGTTTAGATTTTGGGTTTAATACAATTGGTTTAAATGAAATATATTCTGTTGCTTCAGAAATTAACCTAAAATCTGAATTGATCATGAAAAAAATAGGGATGACTAAGTCCAAAATTTTTGATCACCCTAAGTTAACCGATTATTCAGATTTAGTATCTTGTGTACTATATAATAAAATTAGGTAA
- the lspA gene encoding signal peptidase II: MKKITKKIRVLLVLSLVLLNIGCDQISKTVVRQTIAPNQRIEVFENNLVLTKVENSGAAYSLGSDLAPLLKIILLQILPIIVLLFLLRLILINTNYSKETILGFTFIIGGGIGNLFDRIVYGSVTDFMIMDLGIIKTEIFNMADVSIMVGSFIILITMLFNKKGSFFKEVNE; this comes from the coding sequence ATGAAAAAAATAACCAAAAAAATTAGAGTACTACTTGTACTATCCCTGGTATTACTCAATATAGGATGTGATCAGATATCAAAAACTGTAGTACGACAGACTATTGCTCCTAACCAAAGAATTGAAGTATTTGAAAATAATTTGGTACTTACCAAAGTCGAAAACAGTGGTGCTGCCTATAGTTTAGGTTCTGATCTAGCACCTTTACTTAAAATAATTCTTTTACAGATTTTACCTATCATTGTTTTACTCTTTTTATTAAGGCTTATTCTTATTAATACAAATTACTCTAAAGAAACCATCCTTGGTTTCACTTTTATTATTGGTGGTGGGATTGGCAATCTTTTTGATCGTATTGTTTATGGATCGGTAACTGACTTTATGATTATGGATTTGGGGATCATAAAAACCGAAATATTTAACATGGCGGATGTTTCAATTATGGTCGGATCTTTTATCATATTGATTACAATGCTTTTTAATAAAAAAGGATCATTCTTTAAAGAGGTAAATGAATAA
- the lpdA gene encoding dihydrolipoyl dehydrogenase — protein sequence MSTYDVAVIGSGPGGYVAAIRCAQLGMKTAIIEKYSTLGGTCLNVGCIPSKALLDSSHHYEHAVKHFADHGIEIPGDVKINLEKMIARKQAVVDQTTGGVDFLMKKNKIERYEGVGSFKDATHVNITKSDNSVETIEAKNIIIATGSKPSSLPFITIDKKRVITSTEALKLKEIPKHMVIIGGGVIGLELGQVYRRLGAEVSVVEYMDRIIPGMDKALSRELQKVMKKQGVKFYTSHKVTGVKTTAKQVTVTADDKKGNPVEFKGDYCLVSVGRRPYTDGLNAEAAGVKLTDRGQVEVNDHLQTSTSNIYAIGDVVKGAMLAHKAEEEGTFVAEILAGQKPHIDYNLIPGVVYTWPEVAAVGKTEEELKEAGVKYKSGQFPFRALGRSRASADLDGFVKILADETTDEVLGVHMIGARCADLIAEAVTAMEFRASAEDISRMSHAHPTFTEAIKEAALAATDNRALHV from the coding sequence ATGAGTACATATGATGTAGCCGTAATTGGCTCAGGACCTGGTGGATATGTTGCAGCTATCCGTTGCGCACAACTAGGTATGAAAACTGCAATAATCGAAAAATATTCTACACTCGGGGGAACTTGTCTTAACGTAGGATGTATTCCTAGTAAAGCATTATTAGATTCTTCGCACCATTACGAACACGCAGTAAAGCATTTTGCAGATCACGGAATCGAAATTCCAGGAGATGTAAAGATCAATCTGGAAAAAATGATTGCCCGAAAGCAAGCAGTGGTGGATCAAACAACTGGTGGTGTCGATTTTTTAATGAAAAAGAATAAGATAGAGCGATATGAAGGTGTTGGTTCTTTTAAAGATGCAACACATGTGAATATTACCAAATCAGATAATTCTGTAGAAACTATTGAAGCTAAGAATATCATTATTGCTACAGGATCTAAGCCTTCTTCATTACCTTTTATTACGATAGATAAGAAAAGAGTCATTACTTCTACAGAAGCATTAAAGCTGAAAGAAATACCTAAACATATGGTTATTATTGGTGGGGGTGTTATCGGATTAGAATTAGGACAAGTATATCGTCGTCTGGGAGCAGAGGTTTCTGTGGTAGAATATATGGATAGAATCATTCCAGGAATGGACAAAGCTTTATCCAGAGAACTACAAAAGGTGATGAAAAAACAAGGTGTTAAGTTTTATACTTCTCACAAGGTAACCGGAGTAAAAACTACTGCAAAACAAGTAACAGTTACTGCTGATGATAAAAAAGGAAATCCTGTAGAGTTTAAAGGAGATTACTGCCTGGTTTCTGTTGGGCGTCGTCCTTATACGGATGGGTTAAATGCTGAAGCAGCAGGAGTGAAGCTTACTGATAGAGGACAGGTAGAAGTAAATGATCATTTACAAACTTCTACTTCTAATATTTATGCAATTGGTGATGTGGTAAAAGGAGCAATGTTAGCGCATAAAGCAGAAGAAGAAGGAACATTTGTTGCAGAAATTTTGGCAGGTCAGAAACCGCATATTGATTATAATTTAATTCCCGGTGTAGTATATACTTGGCCAGAGGTTGCCGCTGTTGGTAAAACCGAAGAAGAATTGAAAGAAGCAGGAGTTAAATACAAATCAGGACAGTTTCCGTTTAGAGCTTTGGGTAGATCCAGAGCAAGTGCGGACTTAGATGGTTTTGTGAAAATTCTTGCAGATGAAACAACGGATGAGGTTTTAGGAGTGCATATGATTGGTGCTCGTTGTGCGGATTTGATAGCAGAAGCAGTCACAGCAATGGAGTTTAGAGCTTCTGCCGAAGATATTAGTAGAATGTCTCATGCACATCCTACATTTACAGAAGCTATTAAAGAAGCGGCATTAGCTGCAACTGATAATAGAGCTTTACACGTATAG